One genomic region from Halobaculum sp. XH14 encodes:
- the acnA gene encoding aconitate hydratase AcnA, with amino-acid sequence MSNPNPFDAVRQFEFGGSSYRMADLTALEEAGLCELDRLPVSIRVLLESVLRNVDGDTITADDVRHVASWQPDVPDVELPFTPSRVVLQDLTGVPAVVDLAALRSAVDRKGKDPAIVEPEIPIDLVIDHSVQVDYFGSEDAYEKNVELEYERNGERYRALKWAQQAFDDFRVVPPGTGIVHQVNLEYLGQVVHAREQGGDDWLLPDTLVGTDSHTPMIGGIGVVGWGVGGIEAEAAMLGQPITMKLPEVVGVRLTGELPEGATATDLVLHVTEQLREVGVVDRFVEFFGPGVSNLTVPDRATIANMAPEQGSTISMFPVDEATLDYLELTGRDEEHIDLVREYLDAQGLFGEQNPEYTETVELDLSTITPSLAGPKRPQDRVPMDDMKTHFRGLVHGEFEDELDEVDEDALTRWLGESSAPDTDRPDPDLPGPDVGDLTKRVEVDVNGETTEIGHGSVVVSAITSCTNTSNPSVMLAAGLLARNAVERGLDVPAYVKTSLAPGSRVVTEYLEASGLLPYLEDLGYNVVGYGCTTCIGNAGPLPEPIERAIDAEDLWTTSILSGNRNFEARIHPKVRANYLASPPLVVAYGLAGRMDIDLERDPLGTDDNGNPVYLSDIWPDADEIHAAVHDSVDSSMFEEKYAEVFEGDERWEALDAPTGDVYGWDDSSTYIREPPFFKDFPLEQPGVADIEDARTLMLLGDTVTTDHISPAGPFSREQPAGEWLVEQGIEPHEFNTYGARRGNHEVMMRGTFANVRIENEMLDDVEGGYTIHQPTEEQTTVFEASRRYREDDTPLVVFAGEELGTGSSRDWAAKGTDLLGVRATIAESYERIFRDNLVGMGVLPLQFADGDSWESLGLDGSERIAIHGLDDGLDVNDNLTVVAERTDGSTVEFPVTAQVGTPAAVRYVENGGILHLVLRRLLTVE; translated from the coding sequence GACACCATCACCGCCGACGACGTTCGGCACGTCGCGTCGTGGCAGCCCGACGTCCCGGACGTCGAACTCCCGTTCACTCCCTCACGAGTCGTCCTCCAGGACCTCACTGGTGTCCCTGCCGTCGTCGACCTCGCAGCGCTCCGATCAGCGGTTGACCGGAAAGGCAAGGACCCCGCGATCGTCGAGCCAGAGATTCCAATTGACCTCGTGATCGACCACAGCGTCCAGGTCGACTATTTCGGCTCCGAGGACGCCTACGAGAAGAACGTCGAACTGGAGTACGAGCGCAACGGCGAGCGGTATCGAGCGCTGAAATGGGCGCAGCAGGCCTTCGACGACTTCCGCGTCGTCCCACCGGGAACGGGAATCGTCCACCAGGTCAATCTCGAATACCTCGGACAGGTCGTTCACGCCCGCGAACAAGGTGGGGACGACTGGCTGCTCCCGGATACGCTCGTCGGCACGGACAGTCACACGCCGATGATCGGCGGCATCGGCGTCGTCGGCTGGGGCGTCGGCGGCATCGAAGCCGAAGCCGCCATGCTCGGCCAGCCCATCACGATGAAACTGCCCGAGGTCGTCGGCGTCCGCCTCACCGGCGAACTCCCCGAAGGGGCGACTGCGACCGACCTCGTACTTCACGTCACTGAACAGCTTCGCGAGGTCGGTGTCGTCGATCGGTTCGTCGAGTTCTTCGGCCCGGGCGTGTCGAACCTGACTGTTCCGGATCGGGCGACCATCGCGAACATGGCACCCGAACAGGGCTCGACCATCAGTATGTTCCCCGTCGACGAGGCGACACTCGACTACCTCGAACTCACGGGCCGTGACGAGGAGCACATCGACCTCGTTCGTGAATATCTCGACGCACAGGGACTGTTCGGTGAACAGAACCCCGAGTACACCGAAACGGTCGAACTCGACCTCTCGACGATCACGCCGAGTCTCGCAGGACCGAAGCGGCCCCAGGATCGCGTCCCGATGGACGACATGAAGACGCACTTCAGGGGGCTGGTCCACGGCGAATTCGAGGACGAACTCGACGAGGTCGACGAGGACGCACTCACCCGATGGCTCGGTGAAAGCAGTGCGCCCGACACCGATCGACCTGACCCCGACCTTCCGGGACCGGATGTTGGCGACCTCACCAAACGAGTCGAAGTCGATGTGAACGGTGAGACGACCGAAATCGGCCACGGAAGCGTCGTGGTGAGCGCCATCACCAGTTGTACGAACACCTCGAATCCGTCCGTGATGCTCGCGGCGGGCCTCCTCGCTCGCAACGCTGTTGAGCGTGGGCTCGACGTCCCTGCGTACGTCAAGACGAGTCTGGCCCCGGGCAGTCGCGTGGTCACCGAATATCTCGAAGCGTCGGGACTGCTCCCGTACCTCGAGGACCTCGGCTACAACGTCGTCGGCTACGGCTGTACGACCTGTATCGGCAACGCCGGGCCGCTCCCCGAGCCCATCGAGCGCGCAATCGATGCCGAGGACCTCTGGACGACGAGCATTCTCTCGGGCAATCGCAACTTTGAGGCACGCATCCATCCGAAAGTGCGAGCGAACTATCTCGCCAGTCCGCCGCTCGTGGTCGCCTACGGCCTTGCTGGTCGGATGGATATCGACCTCGAACGTGACCCGCTCGGAACAGATGACAACGGCAATCCGGTGTATCTCTCGGATATCTGGCCTGACGCCGACGAGATCCACGCGGCGGTTCACGACAGCGTCGACTCGTCGATGTTCGAGGAGAAGTACGCGGAGGTGTTCGAGGGGGACGAGCGCTGGGAAGCGCTCGATGCACCCACCGGTGATGTCTACGGGTGGGACGATTCTTCGACGTACATCCGCGAACCGCCCTTTTTCAAGGATTTCCCGCTGGAGCAACCGGGCGTCGCGGATATCGAGGACGCTCGGACGCTCATGTTGCTCGGTGACACGGTTACGACCGACCACATCAGTCCAGCGGGACCGTTTTCTCGCGAGCAGCCGGCCGGGGAGTGGCTCGTCGAACAGGGCATCGAACCCCACGAGTTCAACACGTACGGCGCTCGCCGGGGCAACCACGAGGTAATGATGCGCGGCACCTTCGCCAACGTCCGTATCGAGAACGAGATGCTCGACGACGTCGAGGGTGGTTACACGATTCACCAGCCAACGGAAGAACAGACGACCGTCTTCGAAGCGAGCCGCCGCTATCGCGAGGACGACACGCCGCTGGTCGTGTTCGCCGGCGAGGAACTCGGCACCGGGTCGAGCCGCGACTGGGCCGCAAAGGGGACTGACCTCCTGGGCGTTCGAGCGACCATCGCCGAGAGCTACGAGCGTATCTTTCGTGACAACCTCGTCGGCATGGGTGTCCTCCCACTCCAGTTCGCCGACGGTGACTCGTGGGAGTCGCTCGGCCTCGACGGTTCGGAACGAATCGCGATTCACGGGCTCGACGACGGCCTAGACGTGAACGACAATCTCACAGTCGTTGCAGAACGTACCGATGGTTCAACCGTCGAATTCCCGGTTACGGCACAGGTCGGGACGCCCGCAGCCGTTCGATACGTCGAAAATGGCGGAATCCTTCATCTGGTGCTCCGCCGATTGCTTACCGTGGAGTAG
- a CDS encoding NAD(P)/FAD-dependent oxidoreductase, translating into MAVIGGAVGGLAAAEGFSKRGFEVDLFERQSYDDKRVNCGEAMTAVSKIPLSSTPTNGFVNALPELRVEIYDGTASRRQRTGEGTFPASDTYITDRNVVERRWAERLAEKGVSIHENHQITKAKFRTLADEYDLLVDATGQPSITSKIRGRTDEYAGRMIAINADVEGDFSDLYPNSQIILEGYTGYAWAFSKSPERANVGIGWTESERPADYMAEFVAACERNGWPMPSRSQTNIAIIPEGPSLDPALTYLPEWPVVRVGDAAGIANRLTGKGISQAIQSSYLAAKLTAEGSLQEYPDRLYRMMKGEYLLARIMRHLVETRQMTVLGDAVQVVSGIDIEDIDRSPRAVLRRFLRHPRVAARIFSNPAVIKQTYAAVTDAWEYDTIQPV; encoded by the coding sequence GTGGCAGTAATCGGTGGGGCAGTCGGCGGCCTCGCCGCTGCTGAAGGCTTTTCCAAGCGAGGGTTCGAAGTAGACCTTTTTGAACGCCAGTCGTACGATGACAAACGAGTCAACTGCGGGGAAGCGATGACGGCCGTCTCTAAGATTCCACTCAGTTCGACGCCAACGAATGGGTTCGTCAATGCTCTTCCGGAGTTACGTGTAGAGATCTACGACGGAACGGCATCCCGAAGACAGCGCACCGGAGAGGGAACGTTCCCGGCCTCCGATACGTACATCACTGACAGAAACGTCGTCGAACGGCGATGGGCCGAACGCCTCGCTGAAAAGGGCGTTTCGATTCACGAGAACCACCAGATCACGAAGGCGAAGTTCCGGACGTTGGCCGACGAATACGACCTCTTGGTTGACGCGACTGGCCAACCGTCGATCACCAGCAAGATTCGAGGGAGAACGGACGAGTACGCGGGTCGGATGATCGCCATTAACGCTGACGTGGAGGGCGACTTTTCGGATCTCTACCCGAATAGCCAGATCATTCTTGAGGGCTATACCGGGTACGCGTGGGCGTTCTCGAAATCGCCCGAGCGGGCCAACGTCGGCATCGGGTGGACCGAGAGCGAACGCCCAGCCGATTACATGGCCGAATTTGTGGCGGCATGCGAACGAAACGGCTGGCCGATGCCATCTCGGAGTCAGACGAATATTGCTATCATTCCCGAAGGACCGAGTCTCGATCCTGCGCTGACCTATCTACCTGAGTGGCCCGTCGTTCGCGTCGGGGATGCGGCTGGAATCGCGAATCGGCTGACCGGGAAAGGGATCTCGCAAGCAATTCAGTCGTCGTATCTCGCAGCCAAGTTGACGGCGGAGGGAAGTCTACAGGAGTATCCAGACCGACTCTATCGGATGATGAAAGGAGAGTACCTGCTCGCCCGAATTATGCGGCACCTCGTCGAGACTCGTCAGATGACCGTTCTCGGTGATGCCGTCCAAGTGGTGTCTGGAATCGACATTGAAGACATCGATCGATCCCCACGGGCGGTTCTCCGTCGCTTCTTGCGGCATCCACGGGTGGCTGCTCGGATTTTCTCCAACCCGGCTGTAATCAAGCAGACGTATGCCGCCGTCACAGACGCTTGGGAATACGATACTATTCAGCCGGTATGA
- a CDS encoding DoxX family membrane protein — MGSQEVQLESTIGGFTASGRLHTLSVWFIFGLRLMMGLAFFQSGLDKVLSGSFSAGGYLTGAVPNRGSPLADLFVAMGNTPWFVDFVNVAVPWGELLIGLGLLFGALTRLAAFWGAFMMLMFYFGNWDVAHGYINGDFAYMLVFLSVAAFGAGRILGLDAYIEQYEVGGVPLVERYPWTRYLLG; from the coding sequence ATGGGATCTCAAGAAGTTCAATTAGAAAGTACAATTGGGGGATTCACCGCAAGCGGTCGACTACACACGTTGAGTGTCTGGTTTATTTTCGGGCTTCGGTTGATGATGGGACTGGCGTTCTTCCAGAGTGGTCTCGACAAGGTCCTCTCGGGGAGTTTTAGTGCCGGTGGATATCTCACCGGGGCCGTTCCGAACCGCGGGAGCCCACTTGCTGATCTGTTCGTAGCGATGGGGAACACGCCGTGGTTCGTCGACTTCGTGAACGTCGCAGTACCGTGGGGAGAGCTGCTTATCGGGCTCGGGTTGTTGTTCGGTGCCCTCACTCGACTCGCTGCGTTCTGGGGGGCATTTATGATGCTCATGTTCTATTTCGGCAACTGGGATGTCGCACATGGCTACATCAACGGGGATTTCGCGTACATGCTCGTTTTCCTCTCAGTCGCCGCGTTCGGAGCGGGACGGATCCTCGGTCTCGATGCGTATATCGAACAGTATGAGGTCGGCGGAGTGCCGCTCGTCGAACGGTATCCATGGACTCGATATCTACTCGGGTAA
- a CDS encoding methyltransferase family protein: MDPTITNPGAWGLAIIFIVVVSWFFYRYFAPDSWREWVGAGVVQAFIIALYAEMYGFPLTIYLLVRFFGLDREYVSTNLWSTLIGFGETGMFVSMLLGYAVAFVGIGLFAQGWRQVYHARQDDRLVTDGLYRYVRHPQYTGLFIALFGEGIIHWPTIFSVALFPLVVVIFTWLARREEHDMVDTFGDDYRTYQRKVPMFIPRWEQWRDLVAESRSSSDDFKDP, from the coding sequence ATAGATCCCACTATTACGAATCCCGGTGCTTGGGGCCTCGCGATTATCTTCATTGTCGTAGTTTCTTGGTTCTTCTATCGGTACTTCGCTCCTGATAGCTGGCGGGAGTGGGTCGGCGCAGGAGTGGTACAGGCGTTCATCATTGCATTATATGCGGAGATGTATGGGTTTCCACTGACGATCTATCTGCTGGTCCGGTTTTTCGGTCTGGATCGCGAGTACGTCAGTACCAATCTCTGGTCCACACTGATCGGGTTTGGCGAGACGGGTATGTTCGTATCAATGCTCCTCGGCTACGCTGTGGCGTTTGTCGGCATCGGCCTGTTTGCTCAGGGATGGCGACAAGTCTATCATGCCCGGCAGGACGACCGACTGGTCACAGACGGGCTTTACAGGTACGTCCGTCACCCACAATACACCGGCCTGTTCATCGCCCTGTTCGGCGAGGGCATCATTCACTGGCCGACGATCTTCTCTGTCGCTCTATTTCCGCTCGTCGTTGTGATTTTTACGTGGCTTGCACGGAGGGAAGAGCATGATATGGTCGATACATTCGGTGATGACTACCGCACTTATCAGCGTAAGGTACCGATGTTTATCCCTCGATGGGAGCAGTGGCGCGATCTCGTTGCTGAATCTCGTAGTAGCAGTGACGATTTCAAAGACCCGTGA
- a CDS encoding permease — translation MDRSDYVILSVIGVVTVLIGVVTTNQPLGRFFVESTRQAATTTAAMAWITWWALVIGFAIAGGVEAWVSTQQISELLEGHGPREIGLATFFGFVSSSCSYSAIATAKNLYKKGASAAAALAAFQFASTNLVIEIGIVIWLLLGWEFLLADVIGGLLLIGLMSVGFVYLVPDEILDEARKNVTDEEGITVQDPVCGMEVDPEETDHSIEHDGQTYYFCSQSCKDSFDPKEANTSIREKATSWSGWKGLADKQWKEWAMLWDEIAIGFIFAGLIAGFIPESVWTSVFSGAVFGLPVYVLWTAALGAIIGVVTFVCSVGNVPFGTVLWTRGLPFGSVLSYIFADLIVPPIMKAYDEYYGTTFAAVLSLMIFISAVIVGFVVHFLFLGLGLIPSRASAQIAEVSIELNYKLVLNVLATAFFAFLYWLHNQDSVAGGERGGEEYAATTD, via the coding sequence ATGGACAGATCAGATTACGTGATCCTCTCGGTTATCGGCGTAGTCACCGTCCTCATAGGTGTCGTAACGACTAACCAACCACTCGGGCGATTCTTCGTGGAGAGCACCCGCCAAGCTGCGACGACGACCGCCGCGATGGCCTGGATTACCTGGTGGGCACTCGTGATCGGCTTCGCCATCGCCGGCGGCGTCGAGGCGTGGGTCTCGACCCAACAAATTTCGGAGCTACTCGAAGGCCACGGCCCACGAGAGATTGGACTCGCCACGTTCTTCGGGTTCGTCTCCTCGTCGTGCTCGTACTCGGCCATCGCCACCGCGAAAAACCTCTACAAGAAGGGCGCGTCCGCGGCAGCGGCACTGGCCGCGTTCCAGTTCGCCTCGACGAATCTCGTCATCGAGATCGGGATCGTCATCTGGCTGCTGCTCGGCTGGGAGTTCCTGCTCGCCGACGTGATCGGTGGCCTGCTCCTCATCGGCCTGATGTCGGTCGGCTTCGTCTACCTCGTACCCGACGAGATTCTCGACGAAGCACGCAAGAACGTCACCGATGAGGAGGGTATTACCGTACAGGATCCCGTCTGTGGGATGGAGGTCGACCCCGAGGAGACCGACCACTCCATCGAGCATGATGGGCAGACGTACTACTTCTGTTCGCAATCCTGCAAGGACAGCTTCGACCCGAAGGAAGCGAATACCTCGATTCGGGAGAAAGCGACGTCCTGGTCGGGGTGGAAGGGGCTCGCTGACAAACAGTGGAAGGAGTGGGCGATGCTCTGGGATGAAATCGCTATCGGCTTCATCTTCGCTGGGCTCATCGCGGGCTTCATCCCCGAGTCCGTCTGGACGAGCGTCTTCTCCGGCGCCGTGTTCGGCTTGCCGGTGTACGTCCTCTGGACGGCCGCGCTCGGTGCGATCATCGGCGTCGTCACCTTCGTTTGCTCGGTCGGCAACGTCCCGTTCGGGACCGTCCTCTGGACCCGCGGACTTCCCTTCGGGTCGGTTCTCTCGTACATCTTCGCGGATCTCATCGTCCCACCCATCATGAAGGCCTACGACGAGTACTACGGGACGACGTTCGCGGCGGTACTCAGTCTGATGATCTTCATCAGCGCCGTTATCGTCGGGTTCGTGGTTCACTTCCTGTTCCTAGGGTTGGGACTCATCCCGTCGCGGGCCTCTGCCCAAATCGCCGAGGTATCCATCGAGCTCAACTACAAGCTGGTGTTGAACGTCCTCGCGACTGCGTTCTTTGCGTTCCTCTACTGGCTCCATAACCAAGATTCGGTCGCCGGCGGGGAACGCGGTGGCGAAGAGTACGCGGCTACGACGGACTGA
- a CDS encoding APC family permease encodes MSEKLGLLGTVSIALGGMIGGGIFAVLGVVAEMSGPAAWLAFTGGGVVAFCAGYSYVRLQRLGDVSGGSVSFLQEFGESTTVAGMVGWTLLFGYIGSMGMYAFAFGSFATKLLGVETVLGIPLRPVVSVLSVLGFVLLNVLGARASGVTEVLLVAAKAGILLIFGVWGFYFGARTEQLTTGFSSVATGGLLMSAALSFVAFQGWQLLFYDEGSLRNARTTIPQAIYLSIPASLGLYVLVAVVTTGLLQPETIAANPEVSLAIAAEPFMGQMGFILISVAALFSTGSAINATLFSAAHFATGMLEDDLLPDRIGDTDADGAPTRTLLVLGLITAAFTAYGSLQGITSFASLAFITVFGLMSFLAFRHREGLRTGILPVVGGVGAVLFFPSLAYHLAVMEPAVFSVVLVVTVVLLGLEILYFERETIRSEIDGI; translated from the coding sequence ATGAGCGAGAAGTTGGGCCTTCTCGGTACAGTCTCGATTGCGCTCGGTGGTATGATTGGTGGTGGAATCTTCGCCGTACTTGGCGTGGTTGCAGAAATGTCGGGGCCTGCTGCGTGGCTCGCGTTTACCGGCGGCGGTGTCGTCGCGTTCTGCGCTGGCTACTCGTACGTTCGTCTCCAGCGGCTTGGCGATGTATCCGGCGGTTCGGTCAGTTTTTTACAGGAGTTCGGTGAGTCGACGACGGTCGCTGGGATGGTCGGTTGGACGCTTCTGTTCGGCTATATCGGGTCGATGGGTATGTACGCGTTCGCATTCGGTAGTTTCGCGACGAAACTCCTCGGCGTCGAAACCGTACTCGGGATTCCACTCCGTCCCGTTGTGTCGGTTCTCAGCGTCCTGGGGTTTGTACTGCTGAACGTCCTTGGTGCCCGAGCGAGTGGCGTGACCGAGGTGCTCCTCGTCGCGGCAAAGGCCGGGATTCTCCTCATTTTTGGTGTGTGGGGGTTCTATTTTGGAGCGCGGACAGAACAGCTGACGACCGGGTTCTCCTCCGTCGCGACGGGCGGGTTACTCATGTCCGCTGCCCTCTCGTTCGTCGCCTTTCAGGGCTGGCAGCTACTCTTTTACGACGAGGGGAGTCTTCGAAACGCTCGGACGACCATCCCGCAGGCAATCTATCTTTCAATCCCCGCGTCCCTCGGGCTGTACGTCCTCGTGGCAGTCGTCACGACGGGTCTGCTTCAGCCCGAAACGATCGCCGCGAACCCCGAGGTGTCACTCGCCATCGCGGCCGAACCGTTCATGGGGCAAATGGGGTTCATCCTCATTTCCGTGGCGGCGCTGTTCTCGACTGGGAGCGCGATCAACGCCACGCTGTTCTCGGCGGCCCACTTTGCGACGGGAATGCTTGAAGACGACCTACTTCCCGATCGGATCGGAGACACCGATGCCGACGGTGCTCCTACGCGAACACTTCTCGTCTTGGGCTTGATAACAGCCGCGTTCACCGCCTACGGTAGTCTTCAAGGAATCACGTCGTTCGCGTCGCTTGCGTTCATCACCGTCTTTGGGTTGATGAGTTTCCTCGCGTTCCGGCATCGAGAGGGCCTTCGCACAGGTATCCTCCCCGTCGTCGGCGGGGTTGGTGCAGTACTGTTCTTCCCTTCGTTAGCGTATCACCTTGCCGTGATGGAACCCGCCGTTTTTAGTGTGGTTCTTGTTGTGACGGTCGTCCTCCTAGGACTGGAAATCCTCTACTTCGAGCGAGAGACTATTCGCTCCGAAATCGATGGCATATGA
- a CDS encoding metal-dependent hydrolase yields the protein MLFWVHAAVAYLVYRGISGDSTDRSDDAPIIALFGGALLPDIVDKPLAFVLPSLPSRSVAHSVFTAALVVLIVLYVTKHRDQWEVGAAYALGYGSHLAADLIDYLFVPEETLLFLFWPVVTDYHHVETIGDLLALVRPTPYVVGQTIVTLLAVALWFGAGKPDTFTE from the coding sequence GTGCTCTTTTGGGTCCACGCTGCAGTCGCGTATCTCGTTTACCGAGGCATTTCTGGTGATTCTACTGACCGAAGTGACGATGCCCCGATTATTGCCCTGTTCGGGGGTGCGTTGCTCCCGGATATCGTCGACAAACCACTCGCGTTTGTACTTCCATCGCTCCCGAGTCGGTCGGTCGCACACTCGGTGTTTACTGCGGCACTCGTCGTCCTGATCGTCCTCTACGTCACGAAACACAGAGACCAGTGGGAGGTCGGCGCGGCGTACGCGCTCGGATATGGATCACACCTCGCTGCGGACCTCATTGATTACCTGTTCGTCCCCGAGGAGACTCTACTGTTTCTGTTCTGGCCGGTCGTGACTGACTATCACCACGTCGAGACGATTGGAGACCTGCTCGCGCTGGTTAGACCCACCCCGTACGTCGTCGGCCAGACTATTGTCACATTGCTCGCAGTTGCGCTCTGGTTCGGAGCTGGCAAACCGGACACATTCACCGAATGA